A DNA window from Leopardus geoffroyi isolate Oge1 chromosome A1, O.geoffroyi_Oge1_pat1.0, whole genome shotgun sequence contains the following coding sequences:
- the TFDP1 gene encoding transcription factor Dp-1 isoform X2, producing the protein MAKDAGLIEANGELKVFIDQNLSPGKGVVSLVAVHPSTVSTLGKQLLPKTFGQSNVNIAQQVVIGTPQRPAAPNTIVVGSPHTPNTHFVSQNQPSDPSPWSAGKRHRKGEKNGKGLRHFSMKVCEKVQRKGTTSYNEVADELVAEFSAADNHILPNESAYDQKNIRRRVYDALNVLMAMNIISKEKKEIKWIGLPTNSAQECQNLEVERQRRLERIKQKQSQLQELILQQIAFKNLVQRNRQAEQQASRPPPPNSVIHLPFIIVNTSKKTVIDCSISNDKFEYLFNFDNTFEIHDDVEVLKRMGMACGLESGTCSAQDLKTARSLVPKALEPYVTEMAQGSIGGVFVTSVSTSNGTRLSASDLTNGADGVLATSSSGSQYSGSRVETPVSYVGEDEEEDDDFNENEEED; encoded by the exons GCGTGGTGTCCTTGGTTGCCGTCCACCCCTCCACGGTGAGCACGCTGGGGAAGCAGCTCCTGCCAAAAACGTTCGGACAGTCCAATGTCAACATTGCACAGCAAGTG GTAATTGGTACGCCTCAGAGACCTGCAGCGCCCAACACTATCGTGGTAGGAAGCCCACACACCCCTAACACTCACTTTGTCTCACAGAACCAGCCTTCAGACCCCTCACCTTGGTCTGCCGG GAAGCGGCACCGGAAAGGGGAGAAGAACGGGAAGGGCCTGCGACACTTCTCCATGAAAGTCTGTGAGAAGGTGCAGAGGAAGGGGACCACGTCCTACAACGAGGTGGCTGACGAGCTGGTTGCCGAGTTCAGTGCCGCCGACAACCACATCCTACCGAATGAATCT GCTTATGACCAGAAGAACATAAGACGACGAGTCTATGACGCCTTAAATGTGCTGATGGCCATGAACATCATCtctaaggagaaaaaggagatcaAATGGATTGGTCTGCCCACCAACTCGGCTCAGGAATGTCAGAATCTAGAG GTGGAGCGGCAGAGGAGGCTGGAAAGGATAAAGCAGAAGCAGTCTCAGCTTCAGGAGCTCATCCTGCAG CAAATTGCCTTCAAGAACCTGGTGCAGAGGAACCGCCAGGCAGAGCAGCAAGCCAGCCGGCCGCCCCCCCCAAACTCGGTCATCCACCTGCCTTTCATCATCGTCAACACCAGCAAGAAGACTGTCATCGACTGCAGCATTTCCAATGACAA GTTCGAGTACCTGTTCAACTTTGACAACACGTTTGAGATCCACGACGACGTTGAGGTGCTGAAGCGCATGGGAATGGCCTGCGGCCTGGAATCTGGCACCTGCTCTGCCCAGGACCTGAAGACAGCGAGGAGCCTGGTGCCCAAGGCACTGGAGCCCTACGTGACAG aGATGGCTCAGGGATCGATCGGAGGGGTGTTCGTCACATCGGTGTCCACCTCCAACGGCACGAGGCTTTCTGCCAG CGACCTGACCAATGGTGCGGATGGCGTGCTGGCCACGAGCTCCAGCGGGTCCCAGTACAGCGGCTCCCGGGTGGAGACCCCCGTGTCATACGTcggggaggatgaggaggaggacgACGACTTCAATGAGAATGAGGAGGAGGACTGA
- the TFDP1 gene encoding transcription factor Dp-1 isoform X1: protein MAKDAGLIEANGELKVFIDQNLSPGKGVVSLVAVHPSTVSTLGKQLLPKTFGQSNVNIAQQVVIGTPQRPAAPNTIVVGSPHTPNTHFVSQNQPSDPSPWSAGKRHRKGEKNGKGLRHFSMKVCEKVQRKGTTSYNEVADELVAEFSAADNHILPNESAYDQKNIRRRVYDALNVLMAMNIISKEKKEIKWIGLPTNSAQECQNLEVERQRRLERIKQKQSQLQELILQQIAFKNLVQRNRQAEQQASRPPPPNSVIHLPFIIVNTSKKTVIDCSISNDKWQVTPFLGVTVPRFEYLFNFDNTFEIHDDVEVLKRMGMACGLESGTCSAQDLKTARSLVPKALEPYVTEMAQGSIGGVFVTSVSTSNGTRLSASDLTNGADGVLATSSSGSQYSGSRVETPVSYVGEDEEEDDDFNENEEED, encoded by the exons GCGTGGTGTCCTTGGTTGCCGTCCACCCCTCCACGGTGAGCACGCTGGGGAAGCAGCTCCTGCCAAAAACGTTCGGACAGTCCAATGTCAACATTGCACAGCAAGTG GTAATTGGTACGCCTCAGAGACCTGCAGCGCCCAACACTATCGTGGTAGGAAGCCCACACACCCCTAACACTCACTTTGTCTCACAGAACCAGCCTTCAGACCCCTCACCTTGGTCTGCCGG GAAGCGGCACCGGAAAGGGGAGAAGAACGGGAAGGGCCTGCGACACTTCTCCATGAAAGTCTGTGAGAAGGTGCAGAGGAAGGGGACCACGTCCTACAACGAGGTGGCTGACGAGCTGGTTGCCGAGTTCAGTGCCGCCGACAACCACATCCTACCGAATGAATCT GCTTATGACCAGAAGAACATAAGACGACGAGTCTATGACGCCTTAAATGTGCTGATGGCCATGAACATCATCtctaaggagaaaaaggagatcaAATGGATTGGTCTGCCCACCAACTCGGCTCAGGAATGTCAGAATCTAGAG GTGGAGCGGCAGAGGAGGCTGGAAAGGATAAAGCAGAAGCAGTCTCAGCTTCAGGAGCTCATCCTGCAG CAAATTGCCTTCAAGAACCTGGTGCAGAGGAACCGCCAGGCAGAGCAGCAAGCCAGCCGGCCGCCCCCCCCAAACTCGGTCATCCACCTGCCTTTCATCATCGTCAACACCAGCAAGAAGACTGTCATCGACTGCAGCATTTCCAATGACAA ATGGCAGGTGACTCCCTTTCTGGGGGTGACTGTCCCCAGGTTCGAGTACCTGTTCAACTTTGACAACACGTTTGAGATCCACGACGACGTTGAGGTGCTGAAGCGCATGGGAATGGCCTGCGGCCTGGAATCTGGCACCTGCTCTGCCCAGGACCTGAAGACAGCGAGGAGCCTGGTGCCCAAGGCACTGGAGCCCTACGTGACAG aGATGGCTCAGGGATCGATCGGAGGGGTGTTCGTCACATCGGTGTCCACCTCCAACGGCACGAGGCTTTCTGCCAG CGACCTGACCAATGGTGCGGATGGCGTGCTGGCCACGAGCTCCAGCGGGTCCCAGTACAGCGGCTCCCGGGTGGAGACCCCCGTGTCATACGTcggggaggatgaggaggaggacgACGACTTCAATGAGAATGAGGAGGAGGACTGA
- the ATP4B gene encoding potassium-transporting ATPase subunit beta, whose translation MAALQEKKSCSQRMEEFQRYCWNPDTGQMLGRTLSRWVWISLYYVAFYVVMTAIFALCIYTLMCTIDPYTPDYQDQLKSPGVTLRPDVYGDKGLDISYNVSDNRTWVDLVHTLHTFLAGYSPESQQDSINCTSKEYFFQEKFMAPNHTKFSCKFTADMLQNCSGLVDPNFGFAEGRPCFVIKMNRIVKFLPSNSTAPRVDCAFLDQQKDAQPLQVEYFPPNGTFSLHYFPYYGSKAQPHYSNPLVAVKLLNVPRNTEVLIVCKILADHVTFDNPHDPYEGKVEFKLKIQQ comes from the exons ATGGCGGCGCTGCAGGAGAAGAAGTCATGCAGCCAGCGGATGGAGGAGTTTCAGCGCTACTGCTGGAACCCGGACACTGGGCAGATGCTGGGCCGGACGCTGTCGCGGTGGG TATGGATCAGCCTCTACTACGTGGCCTTCTACGTGGTGATGACCGCAATCTTTGCTCTGTGCATTTACACACTCATGTGCACAATCGACCCGTACACACCTGACTACCAAGACCAGCTAAAGTCACCAG GGGTGACCTTGAGGCCAGATGTCTACGGGGACAAGGGCCTGGACATTTCCTACAATGTTTCTGACAACAGGACCTGGGTGGACCTCGTGCACACCCTCCACACCTTCCTGGCAG GCTACTCACCAGAGTCCCAGCAGGACAGCATCAACTGCACCTCCAAGGAGTACTTCTTCCAGGAAAAGTTCATGGCCCCCAACCACACCAAGTTCTCCTGCAAGTTCACAGCAGACATGCTGCAAAATTGCTCAGGGCTGGTGGACCCCAACTTCGGCTTCGCAGAAGGAAGGCCATGCTTTGTGATTAAAATGAACAGG ATCGTCAAGTTCCTCCCCAGCAACAGCACGGCGCCCAGGGTGGACTGCGCCTTCCTG GACCAGCAAAAGGACGCCCAGCCCCTGCAGGTGGAGTACTTCCCACCCAACGGCACCTTCAGCCTCCACTACTTCCCTTACTACGGGAGCAAAGCACAG CCCCACTACAGCAACCCTCTGGTCGCTGTAAAACTTCTCAACGTTCCCAGAAACACGGAGGTCCTCATCGTGTGCAAGATCCTGGCCGATCATGTAACATTTGACAACCCCCACGATCCCTACGAGGGGAAGGTGGAGTTCAAGCTCAAAATCCAGCAGTAG